The [Clostridium] scindens ATCC 35704 nucleotide sequence AGCGGCAAGCTGCAGAGAGATTATGTCATTCAGAATACGGCTAAGATGAATGCCGAACAGGCTTTGGCAAAGATCAAGAATGCTAAAGAGATGTCCGAGACGGCGCAGAAGGAAGCAGACGAGCTGGATGCGCAGATTACGGATATCATAGATAACCAGGAATCCATCAATGTAGAACTGGATACATCCGAGACGCTGGAACAGGAACTGACCCGGCAGATTGAAGCAGAGCAGGAAGTACTGAATGGAGTACACGAGGAGGAGGCCGGGAAGCTTAAGAGCAATGAGGCGATTCATCTGGAATTTGCAAGCTTGGAGCAGAAGTTCACGTTTGTGATGGAGAATACCTCGCGTATCCGGGAAGAGATTGAAAAGTTCCAGTCAGAACTTGCAGGACTGGAAGAAAGCAAAGGCGGGACATCCAAAGAGATCGAGGATAAAGAAAGCCGGATTGCGGACCTGCGGCAGACGATTGAGGATTCTAAGGATCTGTTTGCCGAGATTCAGTTGGAGATTGAAAAGTTCAAGCAGGAACGGGAGGACTTGAATCAAAAGCACAAAGTATTCCTACAGAAACGGGAAGACCTGTCGAAGCATATGTCTGACCTTGACAAGGAAATCTTCCGTCTGGACAGCCAGAAGGAAGGCTACGAGGCAGCCTCGGAGAAGCAGATCAATTACATGTGGGAAGAATACGAGATCACATTTAACCGCGCAAGAGAACTGCGGGATACAAACCTTACAGACTTGTCAAAGATGAAGAAGCGCATCCTGGAACTCAAAAGCGAGATCAAAGGGCTTGGCAATGTCAACGTCAATGCGATTGAAGAATATAAGAATGTATCTGACCGCTATGAATTCCTGAAAGGCCAGCATGATGACCTGGTGGAGGCAGAGGCTACCCTGGAGCAGATTATAGAAGAACTAGATATTGCAATGCGCAAGCAGTTCCAGGAGCAATTCCAGCTGATCGCGAAAGAATTCGATACCGTATTTAAGGAACTGTTCGGAGGCGGAAAAGGAACGCTGGAACTGATGGAAGATGAGGATATACTGGAAGCGGGCATACGGATCATTGCCCAGCCTCCGGGGAAGAAACTGCAGAACATGATGCAGCTCTCCGGCGGCGAGAAGGCCTTGACAGCCATTGCCCTGCTTTTTGCGATCCAGAACCTGAAGCCATCGCCGTTCTGCCTTCTGGACGAGATCGAGGCGGCGCTGGATGACAACAATGTAGGCAGGTTTGCCCAGTATCTGCATAAATTGACGAAAAATACACAGTTTATTGTCATCACCCACAGAAGGGGAACCATGACGGCGGCCGACAGGCTATATGGAATCACCATGCAGGAGAAAGGCGTATCCACGCTGGTATCCGTAAGCCTGCTGGAAGACGAATTAGATCAATAGGAGGACTATATGGCAGAAGAACAGAAAGAAAGCATGGGCTTTTTCAAGCGCCTGGTGTCTGGCCTTGGAAAGACCAGGGATAATATCGTATCAGGCATCGACAGCATTTTCAGCGGCTTTTCCCATATTGACGATGATTTTTATGAGGAACTGGAAGAAGTGCTGATTATGGGGGATCTGGGAGTTACCGCGACCTATGATATCCTGGAAGACCTGAAGGCTAAGGTAAAAGAGCAGCATATCAAAGAGCCATCTCAGTGCAGGCAGCTTTTGATTGACAGCATCAAAGAACAGATGGACGTAGGAGAGACAGCCTACGAATTTGAAGATCAGACATCCGTAGTGATGGTGATTGGCGTCAACGGCGTAGGCAAGACCACCACCATTGGCAAGCTGGCTGGAAAACTGCGGGCACAGAATAAGAAGGTAGTACTGGCGGCGGCAGACACTTTCCGCGCTGCTGCGGGAGAGCAGTTAAAGGAATGGGCTAACCGGGCCCAGGCTGACCTGATCGGAGGACAGGAAGGATCCGACCCGGCATCCGTGGTCTACGACGCGGTGGCCGCCGCCAAGGCAAGGCATGCGGACGTGCTGCTGTGCGATACGGCGGGACGGCTTCACAATAAGAAGAACTTGATGGAAGAATTGAAGAAGATGAACCGTATCATTGACCGGGAATATCCGGAGGCCTTCCGGGAGACCCTGGTGGTGCTGGATGCTACCACGGGACAGAATGCCCTGCAACAGGCCAGGGAATTCAATGAAGTTGCAGATATTACGGGAATCATACTGACCAAGATGGACGGAACGGCCAAAGGAGGAATCGCGGTTGCCATACAGGCTGAACTGGGAATTCCGGTAAAATATATCGGCGTAGGGGAGACCATCGAAGATTTACAGAAATTTGATGCAGACACTTTTGTCAATGCACTTTTTCAGACAAGCATAGAGTAATGATAACCCAGCCAAACCGAGAGAGAAAGAGAGGGAATTGCAATGTTAACATTGGACAAATTTGAACAGGCAAGTGAAATTGTAAAAAAGGTAACCACCCCTACAAAACTGGTCTACAGCGAATATTTAAGCAGCCAGTCTGGCGGAAAAGTATACCTGAAGCCGGAGAATATGCAGTATACCGGGGCATACAAGGTGCGCGGGGCATATTACAAGATCAGTACAATGAGCGAGGAAGAACGGGAGAAGGGGTTGATTACCGCATCCGCAGGCAACCATGCCCAGGGCGTGGCATACGCTGCCCAGAAGTTTGGATGCAAGGCAACCATCGTTATGCCCACGATCACGCCTCTGATCAAAGTGAACCGTACCAAGAGTTACGGGGCAGATGTCGTGCTTCACGGCGATGTCTATGATGATGCCTGCGCGCATGCGATCCGGCTGGCAGAGGAGAACGGCTATACGTTCGTCCATCCGTTTGACGACCTGGATATCGCTACCGGCCAGGGAACCATCGCTATGGAGATCGTGCAGGAACTTCCTACGGTGGATTACATACTAGTACCAATCGGCGGCGGCGGACTCGTCACCGGCGTGTCTACCCTGGCAAAGATGCTGAATCCAAAGATCCAGGTGATCGGCGTGGAGCCGGCAGCGGCGGCCAGCATGACGGCGGCTATCAAGGCCGGAGGGCCTGTAACGCTGGATAGCGCCAATACGATCGCAGACGGAACTGCAGTAAAGCGCGTAGGAGAAACCATCTTCCCATACGCCCAGAAGAACATTGACCGTATTCTGACGGTGGAAGATGATGAACTGATCGGCGCTTTTCTCGATATGGTAGAGAACCATAAGATGATCGTAGAGAATTCAGGACTTCTTACGGTTGCGGCGTTAAAGCAGCTGGATCTGAAGGGAAAGAAGGCAGTGTCCGTACTAAGCGGCGGCAACATGGATGTGATTACCATGTCTTCCATCGTACAGCATGGCCTGATCCAGAGAGACAGGATCTTCTCCGTATCCGTACTGCTTCCGGATAAGCCGGGCGAGCTGGTGAGAGTTGCGGCAACGATAGCCAACGCCCAGGGCAACGTCATCAAGCTGGATCATAACCAGTTTGTAAGCACCAACCGTAATGCGGCTGTGGAACTGCGTATTACGATGGAGGCATTTGGAACCGAGCATAAGCATGAGATTATGAAAGCGCTGGAGGATGAAGGATTCCGTCCTCGCGAAATCGGCGCTAAGCTTTATTAAAAATGGCGCCTGAAAATTTAGCGATTCTTATCATAGGCGGTCTGGGAGCCTTACTGCTGGTGATCGGAATCGCTATAGCGGCGGTCCCAAAAATAAGATCCGTCATTGTACAAAGATGACAGCCGAGCGGGTGATATTTTCCTTCCTAATCGCTTTTTTAATTGCATCATGAATTATCTGCTATCATGCAGAAAAACAGCGGGTTTGTCGGTTAAAACCGATTTTTAATCCCTCTTACATACGAGAAGAGCATTCCTGCAGCAATTTTGGCTTTCAATACCAAGTTTCCTTGCAGGAATGCTCTCTTTGTCTCATTTCAGGTGTACATGGAATTCATTAACAGGATTTATGCTGCTTTTGCCTGGGCATTCATCTGTTTTCTTACTACTAAGAGAACAATTGCCAGCCCAACGATACTTACCAATGCTGAAATCAAGAATACCGAATTAACGCCAGCTGCAATATTAGATACGCTCTGCGGATCTGCTTTTGTATTGATATCATAGGCGATACCAAATACAGCCGCCGCAATCAATCCGGACAATGAGTTTACAAAGTTTACCAGAGAAGTCCCAACGCCCAGTTCCTTCTGCTCCAGCGTTGCCTGTGCTGCAGGGGTGATAGAAACTGCCCGGAAGCTCTCTGCGATACCTGTGATGGCGATCGCCACAAAATAAATCATAACAGAAGTATTCGTTGTCGTAAATCCAAGTACGGCAAGCGGCACGCCAACAAGCAACGTCGCAATCACCATGGATTTCCATACATTTTGCGCTTTCTTACCAACCCATGCGCCGGCAATCAGCGGCAGGACTATTGTAATGATAGTGCGAGGCATCTGAAGAGCACCAGATACCGCGGTTGAACTACCGATCACTTTTTGCACTGCCAGAGGTGCAAAAGTATTCATTGCATTCATATAGAAATAGCAGATGAATCCGACAACTAACAATGAGATATAATTTTTATTTTTGAACAAATGCATTGGTATAACTGGCTCCTGAGATTTGTTCTCAACTTTCACAAATATAAACACAGCAATGATCCCGATGATAAATCCTACGATGATTTTCACATCTCCCCAACCGATTCTAGGACCATAATTAAGGGCAAGCAGGATACCGGATAATGCGATTGTAAGAGCTACGATACCAGGAACATCTACATTTACTTTGCCTTCCTGCTTCTTATTTGGAAGATTCATTCCAATCAAGAGAACGCCGATAATTAACGGAATCGCTG carries:
- a CDS encoding MFS transporter — translated: MSDVQTNVAIPLPKAKKNMVQLGCICLMLSIAMFGLSLATLQAPVLEEMNAMNYFSLLTIFSSLGLAIMTPIGGKLGDLLGRRNIVIISGTICAVCGIGMGFVRALIPFMILRLLLGAAQGAFTAAPYILVREINEPKDVPKAMGLLSSSIAVGGFVGSIIAGILTDMGFLNIAIMFPAIPLIIGVLLIGMNLPNKKQEGKVNVDVPGIVALTIALSGILLALNYGPRIGWGDVKIIVGFIIGIIAVFIFVKVENKSQEPVIPMHLFKNKNYISLLVVGFICYFYMNAMNTFAPLAVQKVIGSSTAVSGALQMPRTIITIVLPLIAGAWVGKKAQNVWKSMVIATLLVGVPLAVLGFTTTNTSVMIYFVAIAITGIAESFRAVSITPAAQATLEQKELGVGTSLVNFVNSLSGLIAAAVFGIAYDINTKADPQSVSNIAAGVNSVFLISALVSIVGLAIVLLVVRKQMNAQAKAA
- the ilvA gene encoding threonine ammonia-lyase; this translates as MLTLDKFEQASEIVKKVTTPTKLVYSEYLSSQSGGKVYLKPENMQYTGAYKVRGAYYKISTMSEEEREKGLITASAGNHAQGVAYAAQKFGCKATIVMPTITPLIKVNRTKSYGADVVLHGDVYDDACAHAIRLAEENGYTFVHPFDDLDIATGQGTIAMEIVQELPTVDYILVPIGGGGLVTGVSTLAKMLNPKIQVIGVEPAAAASMTAAIKAGGPVTLDSANTIADGTAVKRVGETIFPYAQKNIDRILTVEDDELIGAFLDMVENHKMIVENSGLLTVAALKQLDLKGKKAVSVLSGGNMDVITMSSIVQHGLIQRDRIFSVSVLLPDKPGELVRVAATIANAQGNVIKLDHNQFVSTNRNAAVELRITMEAFGTEHKHEIMKALEDEGFRPREIGAKLY
- the ftsY gene encoding signal recognition particle-docking protein FtsY, translating into MAEEQKESMGFFKRLVSGLGKTRDNIVSGIDSIFSGFSHIDDDFYEELEEVLIMGDLGVTATYDILEDLKAKVKEQHIKEPSQCRQLLIDSIKEQMDVGETAYEFEDQTSVVMVIGVNGVGKTTTIGKLAGKLRAQNKKVVLAAADTFRAAAGEQLKEWANRAQADLIGGQEGSDPASVVYDAVAAAKARHADVLLCDTAGRLHNKKNLMEELKKMNRIIDREYPEAFRETLVVLDATTGQNALQQAREFNEVADITGIILTKMDGTAKGGIAVAIQAELGIPVKYIGVGETIEDLQKFDADTFVNALFQTSIE